The following coding sequences are from one Betaproteobacteria bacterium window:
- the pyrR gene encoding bifunctional pyr operon transcriptional regulator/uracil phosphoribosyltransferase PyrR yields the protein MISLPLPDAEAQCRLLAEALRPRLACNPALVGIHSGGAWIAERLREILGIGEGIGLIDVSFYRDDFAAKGLHPQVRPTDIPFDVENRHLILVDDVLYTGRTTRAALNELFDYGRPASVELAVLADRGERELPIAPTYCPWTLSLAAGESLTLAQDDTGRLFWRLEHA from the coding sequence ATGATCTCTCTTCCCCTGCCTGACGCCGAGGCCCAATGCCGCCTCCTGGCCGAGGCCCTGCGCCCGCGCCTGGCCTGCAATCCCGCCCTGGTGGGCATCCACAGTGGCGGCGCCTGGATCGCCGAGAGGCTGCGGGAAATCCTGGGCATCGGCGAGGGCATCGGCCTCATCGACGTCTCTTTCTACCGCGACGATTTTGCCGCCAAGGGGCTCCATCCGCAGGTGCGTCCGACGGACATCCCCTTCGACGTTGAGAATCGCCACCTCATCCTGGTGGACGACGTGCTCTACACCGGCCGCACCACCCGGGCCGCCCTCAACGAGTTGTTCGACTACGGCCGCCCGGCCTCGGTGGAACTCGCCGTCCTGGCCGACCGGGGCGAGCGGGAACTGCCCATCGCCCCCACCTACTGCCCCTGGACCCTCAGCCTGGCCGCCGGAGAAAGCCTCACCCTGGCCCAGGACGATACCGGCCGCCTCTTCTGGAGGCTGGAGCATGCGTAA
- a CDS encoding aspartate carbamoyltransferase catalytic subunit yields the protein MRNPQLNANGELTHLLSIEGLPREVVTHILDTAASFMEVSEREVKKVPLLRGKSVFNLFFENSTRTRTTFEIAAKRLSADVINLDIGRSSTAKGETLLDTIDNLCAMHANLFVVRHSASGAPYLIAEHLTRVGREDIHVVNAGDGRHAHPTQGLLDMYTIRHYKKDFSNLTVAIVGDILHSRVARSDIHALTTLGVPEVRAIGPQTLLPGHLDRMGVHVFHDMAEGLKGCDVVIMLRLQNERMNGALLPSAGEYFRLYGLTPDKLARAKDDAIVMHPGPMNRGVEIHSVVADGPQAVILPQVTFGIAVRMAVMSIVAGN from the coding sequence ATGCGTAATCCCCAGCTCAACGCCAACGGCGAACTGACCCACCTCCTCTCCATCGAGGGCCTCCCGCGGGAGGTGGTGACCCACATCCTCGACACCGCAGCCTCGTTCATGGAGGTTTCCGAGCGGGAGGTGAAGAAGGTTCCCCTGCTGCGCGGAAAGAGCGTCTTCAACCTGTTTTTCGAGAACTCGACCCGCACCCGCACCACCTTCGAAATCGCGGCCAAGCGCCTGTCGGCCGACGTCATCAACCTGGACATCGGCCGCTCCTCGACGGCCAAGGGCGAGACGCTGCTCGACACCATCGACAACCTGTGCGCCATGCACGCCAACCTGTTCGTCGTGCGCCACAGCGCCAGCGGCGCCCCCTATCTCATCGCCGAGCACCTGACCCGGGTGGGTCGCGAGGACATCCACGTCGTCAATGCCGGCGACGGGCGCCACGCCCACCCCACCCAGGGCCTGCTCGACATGTACACCATCCGCCACTACAAGAAGGATTTCAGCAATCTGACGGTGGCCATCGTGGGCGACATCCTGCACTCCCGGGTGGCCCGTTCCGACATCCACGCCCTCACCACCCTGGGGGTGCCCGAAGTGCGCGCCATCGGCCCCCAGACGCTGCTCCCGGGCCACCTGGACCGCATGGGCGTGCATGTCTTTCACGACATGGCCGAAGGCCTCAAGGGCTGTGACGTGGTCATCATGCTGCGTCTCCAGAATGAACGCATGAACGGCGCCCTCCTGCCTTCCGCGGGGGAGTACTTCCGCCTCTACGGCCTCACCCCGGACAAGCTGGCCCGGGCCAAGGATGACGCCATCGTCATGCACCCGGGGCCCATGAACCGGGGCGTGGAAATCCACTCCGTCGTCGCCGACGGGCCCCAGGCGGTCATCCTGCCCCAGGTGACCTTCGGCATCGCCGTGCGCATGGCGGTCATGAGCATCGTCGCAGGGAATTGA
- a CDS encoding dihydroorotase: MERIAITNGRLIDPRNGIDRPASLYLAAGRVVAVGTAPADFSADRVIDAAGAVVCPGFIDLGARLNSIEAELAAAVAGGVTSVVVPPDADPPLDEPELADRLVHRAADIGKARVLPLGALTLGLDGERLAELAGLARAGCVAFSQANRPVVDTEALLRALEYAATFGYAVWLRPQDHWLSRNGNAHAGEVASRLGLAGIPVSAETIAIATLVQLARDTGVRLHLTRLSSGAGVRQVEAARAEGLAVTADVGVHHLHLTENDIGYFDSQARFDPPLRTQADREALSAAAARGVVAICSDHTPVGADDKLLPFGEAKPGATGLELLLPLTLKWAARAGVDLATALARITTDPAAVLGSDRGHLAIGAPADVCIFDPDAVWQVQPQNLRSKGKNTPFLGYEVQGRVRTTLVDGALR, translated from the coding sequence ATGGAACGCATCGCCATCACCAACGGCCGCCTCATCGATCCCCGCAACGGCATCGACCGGCCGGCCAGCCTCTACCTCGCCGCGGGACGCGTGGTCGCCGTCGGCACCGCCCCGGCGGATTTCAGCGCCGACCGGGTGATCGACGCGGCCGGAGCCGTCGTCTGTCCCGGCTTCATCGACCTCGGCGCCCGGCTGAACAGCATCGAGGCGGAACTCGCCGCCGCCGTCGCCGGGGGCGTGACTTCGGTGGTCGTCCCCCCGGACGCCGACCCACCCCTAGACGAACCCGAACTCGCCGACCGCCTGGTGCACCGCGCCGCCGACATCGGCAAGGCCCGGGTACTCCCCCTGGGTGCCCTCACCCTGGGCCTCGACGGCGAGCGCCTGGCGGAACTCGCCGGGCTTGCCCGGGCCGGCTGCGTCGCCTTCTCCCAGGCCAACCGGCCGGTGGTCGACACCGAGGCCCTGTTGCGCGCCCTGGAGTACGCGGCCACCTTCGGCTACGCCGTCTGGCTGCGGCCCCAGGATCATTGGTTGTCCCGCAACGGCAACGCCCACGCCGGCGAAGTGGCCAGCCGCCTGGGCCTGGCGGGCATCCCGGTCAGCGCGGAAACCATCGCCATCGCCACCCTGGTGCAACTGGCCCGGGACACCGGGGTGCGGCTCCACCTGACCCGCCTCTCGTCGGGGGCCGGCGTGCGTCAGGTCGAGGCGGCCCGGGCAGAGGGCCTGGCCGTCACCGCCGACGTCGGCGTGCATCACCTGCACCTGACGGAAAACGATATCGGCTACTTTGACAGCCAGGCCCGCTTCGACCCGCCGCTGCGCACCCAGGCCGACCGCGAGGCCCTTTCCGCCGCTGCCGCCCGCGGGGTGGTCGCCATTTGCTCCGACCACACGCCGGTGGGCGCCGACGACAAGTTGCTGCCCTTCGGGGAGGCGAAACCCGGCGCCACCGGTCTCGAACTCCTGCTGCCCCTCACCCTCAAGTGGGCCGCCCGGGCCGGCGTCGATCTCGCCACCGCCCTGGCCCGCATCACCACCGATCCGGCGGCCGTGCTGGGCAGCGACCGCGGCCACCTGGCCATCGGCGCCCCGGCCGACGTGTGCATATTCGATCCCGACGCCGTGTGGCAGGTCCAGCCCCAGAACCTCAGGAGCAAGGGCAAGAACACGCCTTTCCTGGGCTACGAGGTACAAGGCCGGGTGCGAACCACCCTGGTGGACGGCGCGCTACGCTGA
- a CDS encoding YggU family protein, with protein sequence MPAWLQADGAAVVLRLHVQPGAKKTEIVGEHGEALKVRLAAPPVDGKANAELLAYLAERLGLPRTALTLKSGESSRQKRVAVILPGALILERLLGTEPGR encoded by the coding sequence ATTCCCGCCTGGCTCCAGGCCGATGGTGCGGCGGTGGTGCTGCGCCTGCACGTGCAACCGGGTGCGAAAAAGACCGAAATCGTCGGTGAACACGGCGAGGCACTCAAGGTTCGCCTTGCCGCCCCGCCGGTGGACGGCAAGGCGAACGCGGAACTCCTGGCCTACCTTGCGGAGCGGCTGGGCCTGCCCCGGACTGCCTTGACGCTGAAGAGCGGCGAATCCTCACGCCAGAAGCGGGTGGCGGTGATACTTCCCGGTGCGCTCATCCTGGAACGTCTTCTGGGTACGGAACCGGGTCGGTGA
- a CDS encoding YggT family protein, with the protein MNLAAQILVFLADALAGFFGALFLLRFAMQAFRVSFSGPVGHFVVTLTDWAVRPLRRVIPGLFGLDLASLVAALALQALVAGLLFGLLGRVLPGDGLDLVLAILWAALRGTLRLAVYLLIGVLIVQAVLSWVNPYSPLAGPANQLTRPFLAPIRKVLPTFSGIDLSPLVAILLAQVVLMLL; encoded by the coding sequence ATGAACCTCGCCGCCCAGATTCTTGTCTTTTTGGCCGATGCCCTGGCGGGCTTCTTTGGGGCACTCTTTCTTCTGCGCTTCGCCATGCAGGCCTTCCGGGTGAGCTTCTCCGGCCCCGTGGGCCATTTCGTCGTCACCCTCACCGATTGGGCGGTGCGTCCCCTGCGCCGGGTGATTCCAGGCCTCTTCGGGCTGGATCTGGCCAGTCTGGTCGCCGCCCTGGCGCTCCAGGCCCTGGTTGCCGGTCTCCTCTTCGGGCTCCTGGGTCGCGTGCTGCCCGGCGACGGCCTGGATCTCGTCCTCGCCATTCTGTGGGCGGCGCTGCGCGGCACCTTGCGGCTCGCCGTCTATCTGCTCATCGGCGTCCTCATCGTCCAGGCCGTCCTGTCCTGGGTCAATCCCTATTCGCCCCTGGCCGGCCCCGCCAATCAACTGACGCGACCCTTCCTGGCGCCCATCCGCAAAGTGCTGCCGACCTTCTCCGGGATAGACCTCTCCCCCCTGGTGGCGATTCTGCTCGCGCAAGTCGTGCTGATGCTCCTGTGA
- a CDS encoding pyrroline-5-carboxylate reductase, whose product MKITFLGGGNMANALIGGMLDQGFAAEDIRVVELNADNREALRRNYGVSCLGEAEPRTWAADLVVLAVKPQQMREAIQPLKRHLHEQLVLSIAAGLRLETLSRWLGGYRRLVRTMPNTPALIGAGVTGLVALPEVDEVGRLAAERVMKSVGSTLWVDDEARMDGVTAVSGSGPAYVFLFIEALQEAAREQGFDADDAARLAIETVLGAARLAAQSDVSAATLRERVTSKGGTTEAALRVMAEAGVKAGILAGARAAAARGRELGDLLGAE is encoded by the coding sequence ATGAAGATCACTTTCCTGGGCGGCGGCAATATGGCCAATGCCCTCATCGGCGGCATGCTGGACCAGGGCTTTGCCGCCGAAGACATCCGGGTCGTCGAGCTCAATGCCGACAACCGCGAGGCCTTGCGTCGCAACTACGGAGTGAGCTGTCTTGGCGAAGCGGAGCCCCGGACCTGGGCGGCGGACCTCGTCGTCCTGGCCGTCAAGCCGCAGCAGATGCGGGAGGCCATCCAGCCGTTGAAGCGGCATCTGCACGAACAACTGGTGCTCAGCATCGCTGCCGGCCTGCGCCTGGAGACCCTTTCGCGCTGGTTGGGAGGCTACCGGCGGCTGGTGCGGACCATGCCCAACACCCCGGCGCTAATCGGCGCCGGCGTCACGGGGCTGGTTGCCCTGCCCGAGGTGGATGAAGTCGGCCGTCTGGCGGCGGAGCGCGTCATGAAGAGCGTCGGCAGCACCCTGTGGGTGGACGACGAGGCGCGCATGGACGGCGTCACCGCCGTTTCCGGCAGCGGACCGGCCTACGTTTTTCTCTTCATCGAAGCCCTGCAGGAGGCGGCGCGGGAGCAAGGCTTCGACGCGGACGATGCCGCGCGTCTGGCCATCGAAACCGTTCTGGGGGCGGCGCGGCTCGCGGCCCAATCCGACGTTTCGGCAGCGACCCTGCGCGAGCGCGTGACCTCCAAGGGCGGCACCACCGAAGCGGCCCTGCGCGTCATGGCGGAGGCCGGCGTCAAGGCCGGCATTTTGGCGGGTGCGCGGGCTGCTGCTGCCCGGGGGCGGGAGCTCGGCGACCTTCTGGGGGCGGAATGA
- a CDS encoding YggS family pyridoxal phosphate-dependent enzyme, producing the protein MSDIATNLQAVRERVAAAARAAGRDPAEISLLAVSKTWPAARVREAALAGQRAFGENYVQEAVEKIDALASLDLEWHFIGPLQANKTRPVAERCAWVHSIDRLRVAERLSAQRPASLLALQACVQVNVSGEASKSGCAPEEAEVLCRRVAALPGLRLRGLMAIPEPSDDGVRQRAQFAVLRGLFATLRERGLELDTLSMGMSQDLEAAVAEGATLVRIGTAIFGQRN; encoded by the coding sequence ATGAGCGACATCGCTACCAACCTGCAAGCTGTCCGGGAGCGGGTCGCCGCGGCCGCCCGGGCGGCCGGGCGCGATCCGGCCGAGATTTCCCTCCTGGCGGTGAGCAAGACCTGGCCCGCTGCGCGGGTGCGGGAAGCAGCCCTCGCCGGACAGCGGGCCTTCGGCGAAAACTATGTGCAGGAGGCGGTGGAGAAAATCGATGCCCTCGCTTCCCTCGACCTGGAGTGGCACTTCATCGGGCCGCTCCAGGCCAACAAGACGCGGCCCGTGGCCGAGCGTTGCGCCTGGGTTCATTCCATCGACCGCCTGCGGGTGGCGGAGCGGCTCTCCGCCCAGCGGCCCGCGTCCCTGCTGGCGCTCCAGGCCTGCGTCCAGGTCAATGTCTCCGGCGAGGCCAGCAAGAGCGGCTGTGCGCCGGAGGAGGCCGAGGTCCTCTGTCGCCGCGTGGCTGCCCTGCCCGGACTCCGCCTGCGGGGCCTGATGGCCATTCCGGAGCCCAGCGACGATGGGGTCCGGCAGCGGGCGCAATTTGCCGTTCTCAGAGGCCTCTTCGCCACGCTGCGCGAGCGGGGCCTGGAACTGGATACCCTGTCCATGGGCATGTCCCAGGATCTGGAAGCGGCCGTGGCCGAAGGCGCCACCCTGGTACGCATCGGCACGGCGATTTTCGGCCAAAGAAATTGA
- a CDS encoding type IV pilus twitching motility protein PilT has protein sequence MDITELLAFGVKNKASDLHLSSGLPPMIRVHGDVRRINLPPMEHKDVHAMVYDIMNDGQRKTYEETLECDFSFEIPNLARFRVNAFVQHRGAGAVFRTIPSKVLTLEDLNAPKIFKEISEFPRGIVLVTGPTGSGKSTTLAAMVNHVNENEYSHILTVEDPIEFVHEAKKCLINQREVGPHTLSFNNALRSALREDPDVILVGEMRDLETIRLALTAAETGHLVFGTLHTSSAAKTVDRIIDVFPAAEKEMVRAMLSESLRAVISQTLLKTKDGGGRVAAHEIMIGTPAIRNLIREAKVAQMYSAIQTGQSLGMQTLDQNLTDLVRRNVVSSAEARTKAANKDAFPG, from the coding sequence ATGGACATTACCGAACTCCTGGCTTTCGGCGTCAAGAACAAGGCTTCCGACCTCCACCTGTCTTCCGGCCTGCCGCCCATGATCCGGGTTCACGGCGACGTGCGGCGCATCAACCTGCCGCCCATGGAACACAAGGACGTCCACGCCATGGTGTACGACATCATGAACGACGGCCAGCGCAAGACCTATGAAGAGACGCTGGAATGCGACTTCTCTTTCGAGATTCCCAATCTGGCGCGCTTCCGGGTCAATGCCTTCGTGCAGCACCGGGGCGCCGGCGCGGTCTTCCGGACCATTCCCTCCAAGGTGCTGACCCTGGAGGACTTGAACGCTCCCAAGATTTTCAAGGAAATCTCCGAGTTCCCGCGCGGCATCGTTCTGGTGACCGGCCCCACGGGTTCAGGCAAGTCCACCACGCTGGCGGCGATGGTCAACCACGTCAATGAAAACGAGTACAGCCACATCCTCACGGTCGAGGATCCCATCGAATTCGTCCATGAGGCCAAGAAGTGCCTCATCAACCAGCGCGAAGTCGGCCCTCACACCCTGTCCTTCAACAACGCCCTGCGTTCGGCGCTGCGGGAAGACCCGGACGTGATCCTGGTGGGCGAAATGCGCGACCTGGAAACCATTCGCCTCGCCCTCACCGCTGCCGAAACCGGCCACCTGGTTTTCGGCACCCTGCACACCTCGTCCGCCGCCAAGACGGTGGACCGCATCATCGACGTCTTCCCTGCAGCGGAAAAGGAAATGGTGCGCGCCATGCTGTCCGAATCGCTGCGCGCCGTCATCTCCCAGACGCTCCTGAAGACCAAGGACGGCGGCGGCCGGGTCGCCGCCCACGAAATCATGATCGGCACCCCGGCCATCCGTAACCTCATCCGCGAAGCCAAGGTGGCGCAGATGTACTCCGCCATCCAGACCGGTCAGTCCCTGGGCATGCAGACCCTGGACCAGAATCTCACCGACCTGGTGCGGCGCAACGTGGTGTCCTCGGCCGAAGCCCGCACCAAGGCCGCCAACAAGGATGCCTTCCCGGGGTAG
- a CDS encoding PilT/PilU family type 4a pilus ATPase: MERDQAMKFMHDLLRLMSQKKGSDLFITAGFPPAIKIDGKITPVSNQVLSPQHTTELARSIMNDRQSAEFEATKECNFAISPSGIGRFRVNAFVQQARVGVVCRTINMTIPTLDDLGLPPILKDVAMTKRGLVIFVGGTGTGKTTSLAALVNYRNENSYGHIITIEDPIEYIHDHKNCIVTQREVGVDTDDWGPALKNTLRQAPDVILMGEIRDRNTMDYAVAFAETGHLCLATLHANSSNQAIDRIINFFPEERRQQLLMDLSLNMRAMISQRLLPKKDGKGRVPAIEIMLNSPLISDLIFKGEIHEIKEIMKKSRELGMQTFDQALFDLFEAGRISYEDALRNADSLNDLRLQIKLHGKESKDRDLTTGIGHLDIV; this comes from the coding sequence ATGGAACGCGATCAGGCAATGAAATTCATGCACGACCTCCTGCGTCTCATGTCGCAGAAGAAGGGGTCGGACCTGTTCATCACGGCGGGATTTCCGCCGGCCATCAAGATCGACGGCAAGATCACCCCGGTGTCGAATCAGGTGCTTTCACCCCAGCACACGACGGAACTGGCACGTTCCATCATGAACGACCGTCAGTCCGCAGAATTCGAGGCCACCAAGGAATGCAATTTCGCCATATCGCCCTCGGGCATCGGCCGCTTCCGGGTCAATGCCTTCGTGCAGCAGGCCCGGGTCGGCGTCGTCTGCCGCACCATCAACATGACCATCCCCACCCTCGACGACCTGGGGCTCCCCCCCATCCTCAAGGATGTGGCCATGACCAAGCGCGGTCTGGTCATCTTCGTCGGCGGCACCGGCACGGGCAAGACCACGTCGCTGGCGGCTCTGGTCAATTACCGTAACGAAAACAGTTACGGCCACATCATCACCATCGAAGACCCCATCGAGTACATCCACGACCACAAGAACTGCATCGTCACCCAGCGCGAGGTAGGCGTCGATACGGACGACTGGGGCCCGGCCCTGAAGAACACCCTGCGCCAGGCGCCGGACGTCATCCTCATGGGCGAAATCCGCGACCGCAACACCATGGATTACGCCGTTGCCTTCGCCGAAACCGGCCACCTCTGCCTCGCCACCCTGCACGCCAACAGTTCCAACCAGGCCATCGACCGCATCATCAACTTCTTCCCGGAGGAGCGACGGCAGCAACTTCTCATGGATCTGTCCCTCAACATGCGAGCTATGATCTCCCAGCGTCTGCTCCCGAAAAAAGATGGCAAGGGCCGAGTGCCGGCCATCGAGATCATGCTCAATTCGCCGTTGATCTCCGACCTCATCTTCAAGGGCGAGATCCACGAGATCAAGGAGATCATGAAGAAGTCGCGGGAACTGGGCATGCAGACTTTCGACCAGGCCCTCTTCGACCTCTTCGAAGCCGGCCGCATCAGCTACGAGGATGCCCTGCGCAATGCCGACTCCCTCAACGACCTGCGGCTCCAGATCAAGCTGCATGGCAAGGAGTCCAAGGACAGGGACTTGACCACGGGCATCGGGCACCTGGATATCGTCTGA
- a CDS encoding class I SAM-dependent RNA methyltransferase, with the protein MNRYFATSPRGLENLLAEELAALGALQVKAAAGGVEFAGDWPVCYRANLESRLATRILCFVARAPYTREEDIYRLALAQRWPAYFPVTRTIRVVTTATRSPLKSIDFVTLRVKDAVCDRFRTQGGERPSVETREPDVRIHAYLTESECSLYLDTSGAPLWQRGLRQASVEAPLKENLAAGILKLAGWQPGTPLVDPMCGSGTFLLEAAQMALDRAPGLGRSFAFEKLTSFDALAWSTLRSAAEARCLPVRPMPLWGSDCDERAVRASKRNLLEAGLGNGVQVAGADLLNLEKPAETGILVANPPYGERIGEQEELAAFYPRLGSALKKHWSGWNCFFFTADTRLPKGVGLKPSRKTPLYNGALECRLYEIRMVAGSNRKPKAGSDDSAGP; encoded by the coding sequence ATGAACCGCTACTTCGCCACCAGCCCCCGGGGTCTGGAAAACCTTCTGGCCGAGGAACTGGCCGCCCTCGGGGCTTTGCAGGTCAAGGCCGCGGCCGGGGGGGTCGAATTCGCCGGGGATTGGCCGGTCTGCTACCGCGCCAACCTGGAATCGCGCCTCGCTACCCGCATCCTGTGCTTCGTTGCCCGGGCGCCCTACACGCGGGAAGAGGACATTTACCGCCTCGCCCTGGCCCAGCGCTGGCCCGCGTATTTTCCTGTCACCCGGACGATCCGGGTGGTGACCACCGCCACGCGCTCGCCCCTCAAATCCATCGATTTCGTTACCCTGCGCGTCAAGGACGCCGTGTGCGACCGCTTCCGCACCCAGGGTGGCGAGCGGCCCAGCGTCGAGACGCGGGAGCCGGATGTCCGTATTCATGCCTATCTGACCGAAAGCGAGTGCTCGCTATATCTGGATACCTCCGGGGCGCCGCTCTGGCAGCGGGGGCTGCGGCAGGCTTCGGTGGAGGCGCCCCTGAAGGAGAATCTGGCGGCCGGAATTCTCAAGCTGGCCGGCTGGCAGCCGGGAACACCCCTGGTGGACCCGATGTGCGGCAGTGGCACCTTTCTCCTCGAAGCCGCCCAGATGGCCCTCGATCGTGCTCCCGGTCTGGGCAGGTCCTTTGCCTTCGAGAAGCTGACTTCCTTCGATGCCCTGGCCTGGAGCACCTTGCGCAGTGCGGCCGAGGCGCGCTGCCTGCCCGTCCGGCCCATGCCTCTATGGGGCAGCGACTGTGACGAGCGCGCCGTCCGCGCCAGCAAGCGAAATCTGCTGGAAGCGGGTCTGGGCAACGGGGTCCAGGTCGCCGGCGCCGACCTCCTGAACCTGGAAAAACCTGCCGAAACGGGCATTCTCGTCGCCAACCCGCCCTACGGCGAGCGCATCGGCGAACAGGAGGAGCTGGCCGCCTTCTACCCCCGGCTGGGCAGTGCGCTGAAAAAGCACTGGTCCGGCTGGAACTGCTTCTTCTTCACCGCCGACACGCGGCTCCCCAAGGGGGTCGGCTTGAAGCCCAGCCGCAAGACCCCCCTCTACAACGGCGCCCTGGAATGCCGGTTGTACGAAATCCGCATGGTGGCGGGGAGCAACCGCAAGCCGAAAGCGGGAAGTGACGACAGTGCCGGCCCATAG
- a CDS encoding CopD family protein, with amino-acid sequence MLVVKALHIALVVAWFAGLFYLPRIYVNLALVPAESVAERERLLLMAGKLYRFMTPLGVLALIFGLWLWLGYGIGGGWMHAKLALVALLIGYHAHCGVLLKAFRAGREGRSHVWFRFYNEMPVLVLFAVVFLVVLKPF; translated from the coding sequence ATGCTGGTCGTCAAAGCCCTGCACATTGCCCTGGTGGTAGCCTGGTTCGCCGGCCTGTTCTACCTGCCGCGCATCTACGTCAATCTCGCCCTGGTGCCGGCGGAGAGCGTCGCCGAGCGGGAGCGCCTGCTCCTCATGGCTGGCAAGCTCTACCGCTTCATGACGCCTCTGGGAGTTCTGGCCCTGATCTTCGGGCTGTGGCTCTGGCTGGGTTACGGCATCGGCGGCGGCTGGATGCACGCCAAGCTGGCCCTGGTCGCCTTGCTGATCGGCTACCACGCCCACTGTGGCGTGCTGCTCAAGGCTTTTCGGGCCGGACGTGAGGGTCGCAGTCACGTGTGGTTTCGCTTTTACAACGAAATGCCGGTCCTGGTGCTCTTTGCCGTCGTTTTTCTCGTCGTTCTCAAACCCTTCTGA
- a CDS encoding SDR family oxidoreductase, translated as MQKVLIVGSGDVARRALPWLIGRYRVFALVRDPASATAWRAAGAIPVLGDLDCRASLDRLSGLADYVIHLAPPPSEGSRDARSRHLAAVLARGRSLPRALVYVSTTGVYGDCGGAPIDETRPIAPRNARAQRRADAESVWRAFGRHSGVRVALLRAPGIYAAERLPADRLRAGSPALAPAEDVHTNHIHADDLARACCAALGRGRANRIYNVVDDTDLPMGDFLDRVADALRLPRPPRVSRAQAEQVLTPVQMSFLRESRRIGNRRLKAELGLRLASPTVDSVLRSLP; from the coding sequence GTGCAAAAAGTCCTGATCGTGGGCAGCGGGGACGTGGCCCGCCGCGCCCTTCCCTGGCTGATCGGCCGCTACCGGGTCTTCGCCCTGGTGCGGGATCCGGCCTCAGCCACCGCCTGGCGCGCGGCCGGGGCGATTCCCGTGCTGGGAGACCTGGACTGCAGAGCGAGTCTCGATCGCCTGAGCGGTCTGGCCGACTACGTCATCCACCTGGCGCCCCCGCCCTCCGAGGGCAGCAGAGATGCCCGCAGCCGCCATCTGGCGGCGGTTCTCGCAAGGGGCAGGAGTCTACCACGGGCCCTGGTTTACGTAAGCACCACAGGGGTTTACGGCGATTGCGGGGGGGCGCCCATCGATGAAACCCGGCCCATCGCCCCCCGTAACGCCCGGGCCCAGCGGCGGGCCGATGCGGAAAGCGTCTGGCGCGCCTTCGGTCGGCACAGCGGTGTGCGGGTCGCCCTCCTGCGCGCCCCGGGGATTTATGCGGCGGAACGCTTGCCGGCCGATCGCCTGCGGGCGGGAAGCCCTGCTCTGGCGCCGGCGGAGGATGTCCATACCAATCACATCCACGCCGACGACCTGGCTCGGGCCTGCTGCGCCGCCCTGGGGCGGGGGCGGGCCAATCGGATCTATAACGTGGTCGACGATACCGACCTGCCCATGGGCGACTTCCTCGACCGGGTCGCCGATGCGCTCCGACTGCCTCGGCCGCCCCGGGTCAGCCGCGCCCAGGCAGAGCAGGTGCTTACTCCGGTGCAGATGTCCTTTCTGCGGGAGTCGCGCCGCATCGGCAACCGCCGCCTCAAGGCCGAGCTGGGACTGCGTCTGGCCTCGCCCACGGTCGATAGCGTGTTGAGGAGCCTGCCCTGA